In the Leptospira neocaledonica genome, ACATCTTCTTCCGGAAGAAGTACAAGAACTTCCAGAGGCGGTTCTGGAGGAGGGGGCGGCGGCAGTTCCGGCGGTGATGGTGGTGGAGGAGGCCACGGTGGAGGTGGTCATGGAGGAAGCGGGATTATATTCTGAAACTGAAGATACAAAAAAGGAAACCGAGTTCTCTCGGTTTCCAGTTAGAGCTATTATAAAAACTTTATATATAGATTATTTTGCAAATCCTATCTCGGAACCGACAGGAGATTTTTCATAATCTTCCTTCTTCTCCGCTACTTCGTCGAAGTAAGTTTCATAATTTGGGAAATTTGTTCCCATGATTCTATCCCAAAAATTAAAATAGAGGCTATAGTTCCCGTGAAACTTTTGGTGATGAAGGTTATGATGGGTAGAAGTGTTAATCCACTTTGTGATCGGATGGCTTGCCCAACCCTTAGGGAAAAATTCATATCCTAGATGCCACCAAATATTCATTATCATCGCGTAGAATGTGTGGAATATAAACACTCCGAAATGGATCGGGACCAAGCTAATGAACGGCACAACATAGATCGCTTCTAAAAAAGCTTCTGCCCAATGGAAATTGTAAGCGGCCAATGGGGAAGGATTTACCGATTTATGATGAATGGCATGCACGAACGTATAAACTTTTTTGTGATGCATTAACCTATGAGCCCAATAAAACCAAGTCTCATGCCAGATAGTGATCAGAATATAACTTAAGATCGCGTAAGCCCAACCTCTTTCGGAGATATCGAAGTAAAGTGCCCTCGGAAGATATCCTAATTTTTGAAGACTGAAAGAAATAACTGCAACCAAGCTGAACATTACCATTGTAACTGCAGATTGTTTGATCTCGTATACTACCTTCTCCCATTTCGGAAAATTTTTCTGGATCCTGTATTTTTCAAAGTATCCTTTTTTCCAAACCCAGAATATAAAGAATGCAAGTCCAGCCAAAGGATAGTATCTAATAAAGTTCATAGAAAGTTGGAATAGTCCGAAATTCCGAACACATTCCCAACCGAAATCACAAGCGTTGATTGCCATTTTTCCTCCGATCTCTGTATTCAGTTTACGGCGGATCTAAAAAGAAATCGTCCTCCCCGATCGGAGTGGAATAAAATAAACGTCCAGACCGATCGAAACGGACTATTTGGACTTATTTTTTCGAATTTTATTTCTATATTCGGAAGGAGTAAATCCGGTCTCCTTTCGGAAAACCTCGTTGAAAGCGGATTTGGAGCCAAATCCTGAAGAGTAGGCTATGGATAATAATACTTCGGCAGGATCGGATTCTATTTTCTTTTTGGCCTCTTCTACCCTGTATTCATTCAGTAATTGGAAAAAATTTTTTCCAATTTCGTTGTTCAAATATTCGGAAAGTTGGTGAGTGCTGATCTCTAATTTGCCTGCTAAAAATCCAAGAGTCAGATCTTCCTTTAAGAATACCTTCTCCTTTTGAAAAAGATCTTCTAAATTTTGTTTAATATCTTCTAGATCCAATCCACCTAGTTGAGAGGCTCTGTATTTTTTTTCTTCTTCCACTACTCTTTGGACTTCTAAGAAGAATTCTGGAAATCCCTGGCGCAGAATGTACAAAGCACATAAGAAGATCCCGATCAAAGAGCCTACACCTTCTAATCCTCTGATGGATCCGAAAAATACGGATATGGATCCATATAATAAAATGATCAAAATACAAATGCTTACTCCTAGGATCGTAAGCATTCTTGGATCTTTATATATAACTGAAAATCTAAAGCCCCAAAACAAACGAAAGAACGTGGAAAGTAAAAATGCGAACATGACTCCCATCGTACTTAGTACGGGAATTTTTAAAAATAAAGGAAGACCTGTAGTTTGTAAACTTTTGAGCAATTCGATCTTTTCCGGACCTCCCGAAAAATAGAAAGGTGCCATCCATAAAAATATTGCAAGAGCGGGAATCATCTTCAGATAAAAAATTTTTTTGGATTCAGGAGTGTTGCCCATCGCAAGAAGGAGATAACGTTCTATAAAAGGTCCCATGAGTCCCGAAATGGGAAGATGTGTCAGATAAAGGCCCGGGAAGTGGATGATCATCTTACATGTAAGCAAGAATGCATGAGTGAGAAAGATGCCCACTAAGAAAAAAATAAAGGCTAGTAAGTTTTGTTTTTCTCCTCTGGGAGAAGAAAATATTTCTCCCAAAGAAAATAGAAATGCGAGTCCGATCGAAAAGACTAAAAATAAAGAAGTATAAGATTGGATTCCGAACTCATTCATGTTGTAATTTCCGCAATCCCTATCTTCTCCGCTGCCTTTATCAAGGATAGGTCTGCAGAATATAATTTTGCAGTTCCTAAGACGCAACTTGCAAGCAAATGTGCATCTATCCAGCCGATTCCGAGTCCTGCCAGGGAATTTCTTTCCGAAAAGATCAGGGCTTCTTTATGGTTTGCAATCGGAACTTCTTTCAATTGAGCATACTCCGTCAGAAAAGAATTCTTATTTCTAAAATTCCCCAGACTGAGTTCTCCCTCTACCATAGGATGACGTCGAACTAAACCTAAACCGAGTAGCTCTATCAGCTTGGGATCCGATTTGCGCAGGTGATTGATCCAAACGGAGGTGTCTACAAGCACCGCTGTCATTTAGAAGTTTTTTTGCGGATAGGACCTTCTGCTTTAGGATCGCTTCCCCCGAGAAGAGCCATTCTTTCTGCAGATTTTTCCCGAATTAATGCGCGCAATCCCTCTTGCACAAGACGTGTCTTTTCTTGGATCCCAGTATAGTCTTGGGCACTGGAGATCAGCTCGTCTGGAATGTATAATGTGGTTTTGACAGCTATCATATAGGGTAATATATGGTGTTAAATGCCATATGTCAAGGCATCGGGAACGGAAAATTGATTCTGATAAGGAAAATCGGTTCCACTTTGCGGTTCGCGGGGAAAATTTAGAAATTACTCATCCTTCTTCCCAAATGAATAACGCTCTTATGTCGCATAAGGCATCAGACATCACACTAAAGTCGAGCGTTGCTTAGGGGAGAAGGTTTAAAAAATCTTCCTCCTTGCATAAATAATGCCAGCAACCAGGGAAGAGCCGCTAAAACCTTGACCAGGGACCCTGGGTAAAAATACTGTGTATTTCTAGCTCCTCTTCCGGGAGCGGGTAGATAGACATGCCCTCTTAGCTCAGCGGTAGAGCACTTCCATGGTAAGGAAGGGGTCACCAGTTCAAGCCTGGTAGAGGGCTAAGGTTCGAATAGGTCTGTAGTTTAATGGTAGAACAAGGATCTCCAAAGTCCTTGGTGGGAGTTCGATTCTCTCCAGACCTGGAGTTTTTGCCTCGAGTTCTAAGAGGATTAGGAAGGATTTATTAGTGAAGTTTGGCGCATTTATACAAGAATGTAGAGAAGAACTTAAAAAAGTTCAGTGGCCGAATCGACAAGAGGTGATGCAGTCTACTATTGTCGTTCTGGTTACAGTGTTATTTTTCTCTGCTTTCCTATTCTTTTCGGATACTGCGTTTGTGAAGCTTCTTACCGGATTCTGGAATCTGTAAGAACTTAGGATAAAGTGTGATTATGATGGCTGATTTGAAATGGTATGCGTTACAGACTTATTCCGGTCACGAGAATAAGGTCCAGAAGAACCTGGAAAAGCTGATCCAACAGCGCAAGCTGGAGGAGAAGATTTCTCAAGTGCGCATTCCTACCATGGAAGTCGCCGAGATGAAGAACGGCAAAAAGAAGGTCACTAAGAAAAAACTTATGCCGGGCTACGTTCTTGTTGAGATGGATATGGACGAGGACCTTCGTTTTATGATCCAAAGTCTTCCTTCTGTTTCCACTTTTGTGGGATCAAAAGATGGAGGGCCTGAACCTCTTTCTGTAGACGAAGTGAAAAATCTTTTCGCGGAAACCGGAGAGTTCCAATCTGAGGAGCCAGTTACTCCTAGATTGTTGTTTAAAGTGGGAGATAGCCTGAAGATTATCGATGGCCCTTTCGCGAATTTTACTGGAGTCGTAGACGAGATCTTCCCAGACAAAGGAAGACTCAGAGTGAAGGTAGAGATTTTCGGACGCTCTACCCCTGTGGAATTAGATTATCTACAGGTCAAAACCGAACCCTGACCGGTGGGAAAACCGGGAGAAACAAATAAGGTGTTTCGCCAATGGCAGCAAAAAAAGTAGTAAAGCAGATTAAGCTCCAGGTTGAAGCCGGTAAGGCCAACCCTGCTCCTCCAGTCGGACCGGCTCTCGGTCAGGCAGGATTGAACATCATGGAGTTCTGTAAACAGTTCAACGAGAGATCTAAGTCCCAGATCGGGTACAAACTTCCCGTTGTAATCACCGTATTCTCCGACAGGAGTTTTACATTCATTACCAAGTCACCTCCGGCGGCTCTTCTTGTTAAGAAGGCGATCGGGTTGGAGACTGGTTCCGCAACTCCTCATACCACTAAGGTTGGGAAGATTTCTCGTAAGCAATTAGAAGAAATTGCTAAAACCAAAATGGAAGACTTAAACG is a window encoding:
- the secE gene encoding preprotein translocase subunit SecE yields the protein MKFGAFIQECREELKKVQWPNRQEVMQSTIVVLVTVLFFSAFLFFSDTAFVKLLTGFWNL
- a CDS encoding helix-turn-helix domain-containing protein; this translates as MNEFGIQSYTSLFLVFSIGLAFLFSLGEIFSSPRGEKQNLLAFIFFLVGIFLTHAFLLTCKMIIHFPGLYLTHLPISGLMGPFIERYLLLAMGNTPESKKIFYLKMIPALAIFLWMAPFYFSGGPEKIELLKSLQTTGLPLFLKIPVLSTMGVMFAFLLSTFFRLFWGFRFSVIYKDPRMLTILGVSICILIILLYGSISVFFGSIRGLEGVGSLIGIFLCALYILRQGFPEFFLEVQRVVEEEKKYRASQLGGLDLEDIKQNLEDLFQKEKVFLKEDLTLGFLAGKLEISTHQLSEYLNNEIGKNFFQLLNEYRVEEAKKKIESDPAEVLLSIAYSSGFGSKSAFNEVFRKETGFTPSEYRNKIRKNKSK
- a CDS encoding type II toxin-antitoxin system VapB family antitoxin; translated protein: MIAVKTTLYIPDELISSAQDYTGIQEKTRLVQEGLRALIREKSAERMALLGGSDPKAEGPIRKKTSK
- the rplK gene encoding 50S ribosomal protein L11, coding for MAAKKVVKQIKLQVEAGKANPAPPVGPALGQAGLNIMEFCKQFNERSKSQIGYKLPVVITVFSDRSFTFITKSPPAALLVKKAIGLETGSATPHTTKVGKISRKQLEEIAKTKMEDLNANDLDAAVQIIAGTCRSMGVTVEG
- the nusG gene encoding transcription termination/antitermination protein NusG, with the protein product MADLKWYALQTYSGHENKVQKNLEKLIQQRKLEEKISQVRIPTMEVAEMKNGKKKVTKKKLMPGYVLVEMDMDEDLRFMIQSLPSVSTFVGSKDGGPEPLSVDEVKNLFAETGEFQSEEPVTPRLLFKVGDSLKIIDGPFANFTGVVDEIFPDKGRLRVKVEIFGRSTPVELDYLQVKTEP
- a CDS encoding sterol desaturase family protein, translating into MAINACDFGWECVRNFGLFQLSMNFIRYYPLAGLAFFIFWVWKKGYFEKYRIQKNFPKWEKVVYEIKQSAVTMVMFSLVAVISFSLQKLGYLPRALYFDISERGWAYAILSYILITIWHETWFYWAHRLMHHKKVYTFVHAIHHKSVNPSPLAAYNFHWAEAFLEAIYVVPFISLVPIHFGVFIFHTFYAMIMNIWWHLGYEFFPKGWASHPITKWINTSTHHNLHHQKFHGNYSLYFNFWDRIMGTNFPNYETYFDEVAEKKEDYEKSPVGSEIGFAK
- a CDS encoding type II toxin-antitoxin system VapC family toxin — encoded protein: MTAVLVDTSVWINHLRKSDPKLIELLGLGLVRRHPMVEGELSLGNFRNKNSFLTEYAQLKEVPIANHKEALIFSERNSLAGLGIGWIDAHLLASCVLGTAKLYSADLSLIKAAEKIGIAEITT